The region AggtgaaattaaattaattaattcttaaaaaatcggggatgcctgtgtggctcagcggttgagcatctgccttcggcccagggtgtgatcctcttGACTTCAactcatgatctctgggtcctgagatggagcttgggattctctttccctctgctcctttgtgcatgctcatgctctctcttgctctctctctctctctctctctcgcaaatataTAAATGGCTAAGTAatcaaaaatcatttcaaaaaataataaaataacttaatTAGAAAACAATGAGGTTAgctgctttcttttaatttcaactATGAGTAAAATACCAACTGTTGGCCTCTCACACGTTTTTGTGCAGCCTCGGGTCTAAGAATAGGTTTTCATAtctaaatgattgaaaaaaatcaaaaggtcattatttcataaatatggaaattgtgaaattcacatttcagtgtccataaatgaagttttaatgGAACGTGGCCATGCTCATTCATGATCTACGGGTGTTTTCTTGCTATGCCTGTAAAGTTGTTTAGAGACTGTATgtctaaaagtataaaaaaatcactTCGAAGGCATTTTTGAGCTTGCCGGGTAGACGCTCACCCCGAGTTGGAAAAATTCATGGCCAAgaagttatttttgaaattaaatgataGCAGCTATGTCTAAGGAATATTGTGATTTGATCTCTTTATGAATCTTGTGATGGACAAGCACGTGCAAGTGGTGGCCAGCGGGCGACAGAGTAACACTGGCCTGGCGATAATAGTAGGAAAAGGTATCATCCTGGTGGAAGCCTTTGAGAGAGTATGAACAACAAAACCAGAATATAAAGCAGAGAAATCCCTGCTTCCATGTCTTCTCTCCACAGTgcatcttataaataaaaaataatataaaaattagatcACGTACATCTTAttgaatctttttattaaaaaaaacttttgtaatagaaataatttctatttttagaaataatagaaataatttaattattttaaaatagtttaaatatttaaaataattttagaaataattttctattttctttttattaaataaacttttgtaatagaaattaaaaaattattccctGGTTATTTACTGTAAGTTTGCCAAATCCTGGCCTAAGATGTCCAGTTTGAAAGCAATCATGGAcagcttgctcttttttttttctcatggacaTGTCTTATGTGAGGTGACATGAAGCACTTTCCAGATCttgcctcattttttttgttttgtttcttctttttttttttttttgcctcatttgcTTTTAAACACTTCATAATGCAGGTATTATCACCATTTGTTAGGTAACAAGACACTGACAGAAAACGTTGCCAACGTTAAAGGCTGTTTGACAACAAGGTCTGTGCCTCCAAAGCCAGCCGTCTTTCCAGTACACAACACCCTCCCGAGAGCTCTGAAGGGCACATTCTGAATTGTGTCCTCTTTGGACATCCATCCATTGGTCCTAATTTTCTTCCTTGAGGCCATTCATACAGAAACCCATAAATATCTGCAGGCTATAATTTTGTCTTCCTGGAGACTTTGACTCTGAGCTTGGCATTGACCCTTTTAGTTAAGTCTCTTTACCATCCATACGGCTTCTATGAACAGGTTCCTGTTGGTCTGTAGTCCAAGACCTTACAGTGTGGCGCCTAAACAACCTGATACGGGGGGTCTAATGCCACCAACAGATCGCCTCTTGAGTTTTAGATGTTCTACATCTTTCTCATCTTGATAATGATCCGTTGACTTTTTGGACCTAAAGGCAGTCTTACTACTATTGAATTTTGGTCTAGGAGATGGAGTGTATCATTCctattgagatttttttgttttaaatccagtgtagttaacatgcagtgttatattagtttcaggtacacaatacAGTGATTCGGcaattccctttttattttattttattttacttatttattcatgagagacccaggtagaggaagaagcaggctctctgtggggagcctgatgtgggactagatcccaggatatcctgccctgggccgaaggcaggcgctcagctgctgagcacccacccccctcccccgtgtcCCAGGGTAAGtgaactttttttggggggggggggggccggtaAGTGAATTCTTGATCCCCTTCACTTACCTCACCCATACCGCCCACGCCCCTCCCCTCTAGTAAACATGTTTGTTCTATTGAAGTATTTGAATTCTCAGTCTGCCAGCTGAGGGCACTGCCCTCCTCGTTGCCATCCACAAATATGATATGTATGTCTTCTGGTTTTCACCTGTGTCACTGGCAAAAAATGCAGTGGCTTTATCCTTCATTCCAGAAGGTGGCACTCATAGGCCACTCTGTCCTGTAGATCCTGTTGAGATGGCAGGCCCACTCAAGTGACAGTCTCAGTTGAGGTGGGGAAACCCAGGTGGACATCATTACTTTCAAAGTCCTCCCTCCGAACACCCACACAGACACCTTTAAAGAGAAAGTGAACTTGCTTCCAGCTACTCCTCTTTTTGGCTGCTCTTGCATTCAGGAAccttctctccccagctctctTGAATCCCAGATCGTCTACTTGCCTACTATTGGTTGTGAATTTCGACAAGTTACTTAGCATTTGTGCCTCTTTTCCCCACCTGTGGACCGGAGAAATTAATAGCACTCAGTAAATTAATGGATGATAATAATCATTCGACAAGTTACCCCTCgataaagaattttcttttcatattagaTTTTTacagccagggatgcctgggtggctcagcagtggagcgtctacgttcagcccagggcgtgatcccggggtcctgggatggagtcccgcatcgggctccctgcatggagcctgctgctccctctgcctgtgtccctgcctctctctcatgaataattaaaattgtaaaataaaaaattttacagCCAATATAAAAGGGGTAATAAATCAGAGGAGCTACAGAATCAgaacttctttccttaaaattgtattttctccatttattcccCTTAAGTTGTCCCTTTACCCCATAAAACATAGTTgtcccttcaataaataaataaaatattattaaaaaagggggggggaatgaGCCAAGCCTATTTCCCTCCCCTGTCCTTCATCTGTACATTCTGTTGTGggttctttggttttgttttataaagattttattttttttttaattttttatttatttatgatagtcacagagagaaagagaggcagagacacaggcagagggagaagcaggctccatgcaccgggagcctgatgtgggattcgatctcgggtctccaggatcgcgccttgggccaaaggcaggcgccaaaccgctgcgccacccagggatcccaaagattttatttactcatgaaagacacacagagagagaggcagacacacacacacaggcagatggagaagcaggctccctgcaaggagcccgatgcgggatgcgaccctgggtctccaggaccacaccccaggctgaaggcagcgccaaaccgctgagccaccgaggctgccctgtttttgttttctttttttaagtaggctccacacccagcatggagcccaatgcagggcttgaactcacaaccctgagatcaagacctgagccaagatcaagatttgggaggcttaaccaacttagccatccaggcacctgtgtgtttttgtttgtttgtttaagattttaagttatctggggattcctgggtggctcagcagtttggtgcctgccttcagcccagggcgtgatcttggagtcacgggatcgagtctcatgtcagggtcccagcaaggagcctgcttctccctctgcctctctctctcatgaataaattttttaaaaaatcttcgggcagcccaggtggctcagcggtttagcacctgccttcatcccagggcatgaccctggagaccctggatcgagtcccaggtcgggctccctgcatggagcctgcttctccctctgcctgtctctgcctctctgtgtgtattctcataaataaataataaaatcttttttaaaaaaatcttttaaaaaatgattttaagtaatctttacaccagatttggggctcaaacccacaaccctgcgACTAAGAGTTGcttgctcctccaactgagccagccgggtacCCCAATCTGTAGAACCTTCAAGACAGAACACATCCTTGACAATCATTTTATCCTCAATCACACCAGGTTTGTATCTCACAACCCCCGTCTCCCTAGAACTGCTTCACCCAATTGTCACTTCGATGTATAAAACGTCCACTTGAGtcattcccattctttttttctttttgagtcatTCCCATCGAAGCACAGGCCAACAGTAGGCCTAAGAAACACCAGGCTCTGTCCAAGGATACCTCAAATCTCTTAATAAGACCATCAGGAAGATCTTGAATATCCACACCACTCTGGAAGTCCCTATTCTTTTGACATAGACCCTCAGGATTTAAACAAACtcaatgtgaaaaataaacatttattacaaAAATGAGTTTTGACATTTCAAGATGAAAACAGACAAGGTGTTTTCCAACTCCAAGGGGCTGTGGGAAGCTGCAGAGGTGAATTCCAAGGCTGGTAATAAAGGACTCCTCCTCGCCCCAAGTGACTGAGGGAGTGAGGAACCATTCACCTCGGCCAAAGGAATGCTGAATCACTTCTGCTTCCCTGTGGGGTTTTCgctccatccctcccaccccatctcccAAGCAGGATCCAAAGctgaaacatacttttaaaaatctcattcttaCTGATCTGTTTcataatttctacttttattgtttcattaaattttatttccatctggaatatttattttcttattggagCATGACCCTTAACTGATGGTTTGGTCGGTTTGGGTTTTTCTTCCGGATTCTTAATAGACCACTCGATTCTGTTAGGGCTTTCCAGAAAAGGGAATAAAACATGGTAAAGTGGGGCTTAGCATCCTccacagaaagaagcaaaaatcaaCCCTAAAAAACACCTTATTTGCCGTCTTGCTGGTTAATAAATAGACCAGGGGACTGTGGCAGATGGGGAGACAGAAATTTAAAGGCAGAAAGGGTCCAGGTGGAGCGAGGAAGGCAATGAAAGGCAGGTGCACCTTgcttcctcctgcttcctcccGTGTCGGCGGCCTCACCACCTGGTCTCTGAGCATCTTCTCCTTCGACAGCACCTCACCCCGCTCCCACCCGCTTAAACTAGCGGTGACCACTGTACTACGAGAAGAAGGAGTTTTCCAAAGGCTTAGAGGCACCCTCCTGCCTCGGGCTCTGGAGCAGTTTCCCCACAGCCTTGGAGAAGTCTGTTAATGCAGCCAGTTGGCGGCGGCGGGAGGGTGGGCACCCACTTCCTCCTCTCGCTGGGTGGGATCCTCCTGCCACCAGAGGGCTCTAGACTAAGGGACCGCGGTTCAGGCACCACCTGGAGCCTGGAACCAGGCTGGGGTGGCCTGGGCAGCCAGGACCAAGCCCAGGCTGCAGGGAAACTGGGCTTCaggcatcttctttttttttttttttttttttttaggcatctTCTGTTTGTACAAAGGCACCTCATCCCCCTCTCCATcccgctccccccacctcccccacctagAAGCTTTCACAAACCGAATTCTTGTTTCCAGCAACATCAAGCTACAGAAAGACACACGCCAACGAAACCTCACCAAAGAGCTCGGAAGCTCCAACAACACAGACTGGATCAAATTCGGCAGAGCTAAGACACCACATGACAGGCTGTAATTTTGTCttcctggacacacacacacacacacacacacacgcacacatgcacgcacatacaCGCTCAGCAAAGAGCAGAGAGCTCAGACCTATTACCCACGTTCCCACAGCCCCGCAGAGGCCTCTCCAAGGGGTCCGTCCAGGTGTTGCAGCCAAGGGAAGGCCGATGGCCTGAGTATCCGCTCCAGCTTCCCTGAAAACTCCTTTACTCCGTGGTCCCTGGAAGCTCACGTGCTCTCTGTAGCAAAAGCTCCTGTTTGGGGTTTGTtgtcttttttgtgttttgttgtctTGTTTTCTACAGACACAGTTAGTATCAATCTGGTTGTGCTCAGGACGGTGCGGGAGGATCCCAGTGGCACTTCCCGTGGGAAGACAGAAGTGGGCTGCAGAGGTGGGAGGGACTGGAGGTTGTCACCGAACCACCTGCTCagtctccaggtctccaggttccGTTCTAGAATGGCTGGTACCGCCTCAGCACAGGAGAAAAGGACTGAGGGCCTGAGCTCGAGATCACTACACACAGGGGGCAGAGAGGGTCTGCAGCCTCGTGCCCCAGTCCTCACCCACCTACTTGGAAGGAAGTCAGCAGGTGCCACTCAGGACCCCTGCTGGATCCCTCACAGGGACAGGGACTGAAAGCTTTACACAAGTGGCaaaaggaggtggggaaggacGCAGGAGGAAGGGGCACACAGCTGACAGTATCTTTAAAAACACATCCTAACTAAGATAAAAGTGGGGACCCAGGTGGGGGCTAGATGACGCATAAGGCATCCTGCGGAAGTACAGACATCACGGGCCAGTCTGGTAGCACCAGAATAAGGCAAGCGCGGGGGACAGGACAGGAGCCGGACCAGGGTCACACCAGGAACGACGAGGTCTGCCTGAACTCCCCCTGGGGAGATAAAAACACGCAGGTCAACCCTCTGCACGCTCCTTCAGCTGATAAGCCCCCAGGGGGGACCCAGCGCCCAGGCGGCTTGCTTACCTCGCTGCGAGCGGCGGGCTGGCTGTAAATCACCTTCTTACTGGAGGTCCTGCAGATAAGCGAGAAGACGGGGATGCTCAGGGCCCCAGTACTGTCCCTAACCCCTGCCTGCCACACGGGGAACCTCACGAGGCCACACGGGGAACCTCACAGAAGCACAGAGTCCTCAGTAGGGACGTGTGGGCCGAGGGAGGCAGGACCAATGCAAGGccccgggcagagggagaggtagaaatCCAGATGCCCGCCCAGCCAGGGTTGCCTCTGCCTCCGACCCCTTCCCCCGGGCCCATCTCAGCTTCAAACCACATGCATCCATGGCCTCCACCTCGGAGATCCCCAGGACAGCACCTCACTCACCCTTTCTTTGCTCCTGAAAGAGAAGAAACGGGACCATGAGTgtgagcaggagggaagagggcTGGGCACAGAGGGATGGGGGGAGTAGCACGCAGTAGGTAAGGGGTGCTCACCCGGGAGGTAACCCCTGCACATGTGGGCTCACTATCAGGTCAGTACTCAGATGGCACCCAAGAACCGTGCCCTGAAACGGGGACGATAAAAAGGAGAGCCTTTGAGGGCAAGTACTCACTGTCAAAGTAGCCTCGTCTATAGGCGAACCAGATgcccaaaatcaagaatccaagGAGAATGAGTGTGACAAGGACAGCTGCCACGATGCCCCCCACATTCAACTCCGCTATGAGACACAAACGAGAGGTCAGTCCTCTGAATGCTCACTCACATTGCTGACACCACCACCAAAGCCAGGATGACAAGCGGACCCCGATCCTCACCCCGGCTGAGCTCAAGCCCCTGCTACGTCCTCCCCTGCTCACCAGCTTCCATGTGCACCGCCTCTGACCTCATGGGTGTCCCATACCCATTCTGCGCCTGACAAATGTATTCTCCAGTATCAAAAGCTGACACAGGATCGAAGATCTGGAGGGAAGAAAGcccagaagggaagaaaatgggCTTTGTGCCAGAAGAAGCCAAgaacctattttcatttttttaagtaagctctacccccgacagtggggcttgaactcatgatcccaagaccaCGGGtcgcacactccactgactgagtcagccaggtgcccccaccccccatttttgttttgttttgttttttccatttttgtttttaattgcagtGTAGCTGACACAGAAGATCACACTGCTTCCAGATGTACAACGTTCCTTGATTCAAAAGTTCTATACATTACGCCGTGCTCCTCCTAGTGAGGGTCCAAGCACCCATCTTTTGTTTCCTGACCCTAATGCCAAATTCATCTTGTTGCTGTTCTCCTTCCCCGACCTTCAAGGGCTCTACAGACCCGTGCCCCCCGCAGCTTTCCCTGCTACCCCATCCCTACCAGCTCCCCTGTCTTGTGATCCAGGCTATAGGAAGAGTTGCTGAAGGCCCGGCTGCTCTTGGGCTCTGTGGGCATCAGGACCCCATCTTTGAACCAGTAGAACTCAGAAGGGGGAGAGCCATCTTTCTCCGAGCAGGTCAGCACTGCCCGATTCCCGATGGTGGCAGAGGAGGGGATGTTGACCGTGGGCTTGGATGGAGGTACTGTGAAGGGACAGGAGGGGCTGAGCACAAGGTCAGGAGCGCTGCCTAGAGGCTACACTGCCGACACCCCCATCCATCAGCTCTGGCCTCCGTTCCTTACCATGCCCtcagcttcccccaccccaggggctcatcccctccctcctggcACCAGCACCATGACTCTGAATCCCCCCCACCCGGGGGCGTTCTCGCCATCGATGAGCTCCAAAGCTTTGCAGAGCCAGGGAGGGGTTAGGGACGCCACGAACTCCAAGACCATACAGAACAAGGGTGGCACATACCAAGCACAATGAGCTTGACGGTGACCTCCCCATAGGTGTTGCCGCCTTCATCAGAGACCATACAAGTATACATCCCCGTGTCCTTCCGGGTCACAGAGTGGAAAGTGATGCCACTGTGTGAGAAGGTAACTCGGTCCTCATAGGAAGCtggcaggagaggaaggaggggctggATGAGCTGGATGAGCTGGAGAGCGCAGAGAAGCTGGCGGCGGTGGCAGGAGAGGTGCCGGGACCTGGGCCCCAGGGGGCACCTCTCCCTGGGAATCCAGGCCCATCAACCCTCCACCACCAAGGCCGTCGGGAAGGAAGTGGGGGGAACTCACCCGTGATCTTGTTGTTATAGCAAACGAGGCTGGTGATGTCCCCCTGGGCAAACTTCCACTCCACGCGGGGAGAGGAGAAGCCAGAGTAGGAACAGGACAACTTGGCGGCTGCAGAGGACACAAATGTcaaggggaggaaggagcagcAGCAAACGGGAAAGGGGAAATCGGCCCCCAACTTCAGTCTGCGCTG is a window of Vulpes lagopus strain Blue_001 chromosome 11, ASM1834538v1, whole genome shotgun sequence DNA encoding:
- the F11R gene encoding junctional adhesion molecule A; this translates as MGTEATRGTSQLPLLASVILCSLALGRGAVYTSEPEVRVAENKPAKLSCSYSGFSSPRVEWKFAQGDITSLVCYNNKITASYEDRVTFSHSGITFHSVTRKDTGMYTCMVSDEGGNTYGEVTVKLIVLVPPSKPTVNIPSSATIGNRAVLTCSEKDGSPPSEFYWFKDGVLMPTEPKSSRAFSNSSYSLDHKTGELIFDPVSAFDTGEYICQAQNGYGTPMRSEAVHMEAAELNVGGIVAAVLVTLILLGFLILGIWFAYRRGYFDRAKKGTSSKKVIYSQPAARSEGEFRQTSSFLV